In Centroberyx gerrardi isolate f3 chromosome 11, fCenGer3.hap1.cur.20231027, whole genome shotgun sequence, the following are encoded in one genomic region:
- the nrip1b gene encoding nuclear receptor-interacting protein 1: MTHGEEPGPETHKDSAVLTYLEGLLMHPVVAGPGATASRRSEAAHSNQEQADKAGGPFQLPNHGPTAPKAGANGPSLGASQHLKKARLLRSGAWSEPGNQRMSSPPVELNGQGGGLQNGAIEGSPHAGESTLLASLLQSFSSRLQSVAMSQQSNKPPSECSPPTKAPPADKEPLPVYGTASSRLKGLMRKSKLQNHSNTPYSRRGHSQDRPPESPRSAHSATPPSAPAATDSVSCAERLKAVANMVKIRSSPAPSPKPSVACSQLALLLSSEAHLQQYSREHALKAQLSGRSASERLAAMATQQQGQDKRPPSVGEALPGAPDTLSSLTTQNGMTTTTTVTTTLPRMALSSPRSPSLLRGHSQSSPPPPPHTPSHTQSQPPREKRGFDSRPTRPPQTCSSLLLLLLNNHNNQKQLTKNGHLEDSCGILPPSGSSSVTSDSECSTQERSLAKDSSDAESSYSSCSPIDLSMRSRANAQDTGPKTTTSSSYSSSSSSFSSSTTVFSSTPAAFSPPSSVQPSTTTFSPSSTAVSSVSTAFSSSSSSSFSTSSLDKLTESLINKWKPEPSGSKVSKGKELEMSPDLKSHPKVTLMQLLLERRNNEKVNKSVGNPDLPLDISMATMSRGQPKGLVPWDETRTKSPMDRPTPPAQPLYSHNRDPSSALSPYSYPSPHVQSSPLDLCKSKAFPAEKASEPAFSASKLLQNLAQCGTASPSPPIPPSKGMGQELEAGRPLALLERLNAPIHRTSTTPLSDGPSGSGTPFSRKGASPPSSQIENLLERRTVLQLLLGTGSTTATVNRKDRPAGSGRRSVEAAGGCFEKSPGPSVICDSSNGPSLDVKVKTELVEEVGPSSAASDDLSGRKRRSGYDKSSPLSEPQQDFKTEPRPAEVIAKYGLLSQLLKQQTATYYTSAAVQAESQPRQVKEEQREYPSPSPKKRRLCSDRTDSLNNVSSPRAVDSGDGNSLASSALQEQPDQQRSPKEEEAPPRSPPSESLTRESRGFNVLKQLLLSDNCLKELSQQPRGAPSPSVLQANGKANGSILGQPAHNHSFLHMPWHPHSSLSSGLPSNLRPLPTPPAGEGPLRAPWGRHSAPWPVTQKRDPPTLVKQEPESPVRWTGQEEDEGCDSNPDSPRLTRSNPILYYMLQKGSAQLRKEMRDQAEGTQPMVRVKEEPISDVHAYEHRLSSTPQSPTHDKHSHESQGLSQSSE; encoded by the coding sequence ATGACTCATGGGGAGGAGCCTGGCCCTGAGACACACAAGGATTCAGCTGTTCTAACTTATCTGGAAGGTTTACTGATGCATCCAGTGGTGGCCGGGCCTGGGGCCACGGCAAGCAGGAGGTCCGAGGCTGCCCACAGCAACCAAGAGCAGGCCGACAAGGCGGGCGGGCCCTTCCAGCTGCCCAACCATGGCCCTACAGCCCCCAAGGCTGGAGCCAATGGGCCCTCACTGGGTGCCTCGCAGCACCTGAAGAAGGCCCGCCTGCTGCGCTCCGGGGCCTGGAGTGAGCCGGGGAACCAGCGGATGAGTTCACCCCCAGTGGAGCTGAACGGCCAAGGGGGAGGCCTGCAGAATGGAGCCATAGAGGGCTCTCCTCACGCTGGGGAGAGCACCCTACTCGCCTCCCTGCTCCAGTCCTTCAGCTCAAGGCTGCAGAGTGTGGCTATGTCCCAGCAGTCCAACAAGCCCCCAAGCGAGTGTTCCCCTCCAACCAAGGCCCCACCTGCAGACAAAGAGCCACTCCCTGTATACGGGACAGCCTCCAGCCGTTTGAAGGGCCTGATGAGGAAGAGCAAACTGCAGAATCACAGCAACACGCCTTACAGCCGCCGGGGACACAGCCAGGACAGACCTCCAGAATCACCTCGCTCAGCACACAGCGCCACGCCTCCTTCCGCCCCTGCGGCCACTGATTCAGTGTCCTGTGCAGAGCGTCTGAAGGCGGTGGCCAACATGGTGAAAATCCGCTCTAGCCCAGCACCTTCGCCCAAGCCCAGCGTGGCCTGCAGTCAGCTGGCCTTGCTGCTGTCCAGTGAAGCCCACCTCCAGCAGTACTCCCGGGAGCACGCGCTCAAAGCCCAGCTCTCCGGACGCTCCGCCAGCGAGCGACTGGCCGCCATGGCAACCCAGCAGCAGGGCCAGGACAAAAGGCCACCCAGTGTGGGAGAGGCTCTGCCTGGAGCTCCAGACACACTAAGCTCCTTAACCACCCAAAATGGGATGACGACTACAaccacagtaacaacaacactCCCCCGAATGGCTCTGTCCAGCCCGCGGAGTCCCTCCCTGCTGCGCGGCCACAGCCAGagctctcctccccctcccccacataCTCCAAGCCACACCCAGAGCCAGCCGCCTAGGGAGAAGCGAGGCTTTGACTCGCGTCCGACACGCCCTCCCCAGACCTGCAGTAGcttgctcctgctgctgctcaatAACCACAACAACCAGAAGCAGCTGACCAAGAACGGGCACCTGGAGGACAGCTGTGGCATCCTGCCGCCGAGCGGCTCCTCTTCGGTCACTTCGGACAGCGAGTGCTCCACCCAGGAGAGGAGCCTGGCTAAGGACAGCAGTGATGCAGAGAGTTCCTACTCAAGCTGCTCTCCCATTGACCTGTCCATGAGGAGCCGGGCCAATGCCCAAGACACTGGGCCCAAAaccaccacctcctcttcctactcctcctcttcctcctccttctcttcctccaccacAGTGTTTTCCTCTACCCCGGCtgctttctcccctccctcttctgtTCAACCCTCTACCACAaccttttccccctcctctactgctgtctcctctgtctccaccgctttttcctcctcttcctcctcctctttctctacctcctccttggACAAACTGACAGAGTCATTGATAAACAAGTGGAAACCAGAGCCGTCCGGGTCAAAGGTCTCCAAGGGTAAGGAGCTTGAAATGAGCCCAGACTTAAAATCCCATCCTAAGGTCACACTCATGCAGCTCCTTCTTGAGCGCAGAAATAACGAGAAGGTAAACAAAAGTGTAGGTAATCCAGATTTGCCACTTGACATAAGCATGGCCACCATGTCTCGGGGCCAACCGAAGGGACTGGTGCCCTGGGATGAGACCAGGACAAAGAGCCCCATGGACAGGCCCACACCCCCAGCCCAGCCCCTCTACTCTCACAATCGAGACCCCAGCAGTGCGCTGTCCCCCTACTCCTACCCTTCCCCCCATGTCCAGTCCAGCCCGCTGGATTTGTGTAAGTCTAAAGCCTTCCCTGCTGAGAAGGCTTCTGAGCCTGCCTTCAGTGCCAGTAAACTGTTACAGAACCTGGCCCAGTGTGGCACGGCTTCGCCCTCCCCGCCCATTCCCCCCAGCAAAGGGATGGGCCAGGAGCTGGAAGCGGGCAGGCCCTTGGCCCTGTTGGAGAGGCTCAATGCACCCATCCACAGGACCAGCACCACTCCACTCTCCGACGGGCCCTCGGGCAGTGGCACGCCGTTCAGCCGGAAGGGAGCCTCACCCCCTTCCTCCCAGATCGAGAACCTTCTGGAGAGGCGCACGGTGCTGCAACTCTTGCTAGGAACGGGCTCGACCACTGCTACGGTCAACCGCAAAGACAGGCCCGCTGGGAGTGGTAGGAGGAGTGTGGAGGCGGCAGGGGGGTGCTTTGAGAAGAGCCCCGGCCCCTCCGTAATTTGTGACAGCTCCAATGGGCCCTCTTTGGACGTAAAGGTCAAAACGGAGCTTGTGGAGGAGGTGGGGCCGTCCTCGGCCGCATCTGACGATTTGAGTGGCAGAAAGAGACGGAGTGGCTACGACAAGAGCAGCCCCCTCTCAGAACCCCAGCAGGATTTTAAAACAGAACCACGGCCTGCAGAGGTCATAGCAAAATATGGCCTCCTCAGCCAGCTGCTAAAACAACAGACTGCTACCTACTACACCAGCGCTGCTGTGCAGGCTGAGTCACAGCCCAGACAGGttaaagaggaacagagggagtACCCGAGCCCCAGCCCCAAGAAGAGACGCCTCTGCTCTGATCGAACTGACAGCCTGAATAATGTCAGCTCTCCAAGGGCAGTGGACAGTGGAGACGGCAACAGCCTTGCCTCATCTGCTCTTCAGGAACAGCCTGACCAGCAGAGGAGTcccaaggaggaggaggctccACCCAGGAGCCCCCCAAGTGAATCGCTCACCAGAGAGAGTCGGGGCTTCAACGTGCTCAAACAGCTGCTGCTCTCCGACAACTGTCTGAAGGAGCTGTCCCAGCAGCCCCGGGGGGCACCCAGCCCCTCTGTCCTGCAGGCCAACGGCAAGGCCAACGGCAGCATTCTCGGTCAGCCGGCCCACAATCACAGCTTCCTCCACATGCCCTGGCACCCCCACAGCTCCCTCAGCTCAGGGCTCCCCAGTAATCTCAGACCCCTGCCCACCCCTCCGGCAGGCGAAGGCCCCCTCCGCGCCCCCTGGGGCCGCCACTCAGCCCCGTGGCCGGTCACTCAAAAACGGGACCCCCCGACTCTGGTCAAACAGGAGCCAGAGAGCCCGGTGCGATGGACTggtcaggaggaggatgagggctGTGACTCCAACCCGGACTCTCCGCGGCTGACGCGCTCCAACCCCATCCTGTATTACATGTTGCAGAAGGGCAGCGCTCAGCTGAGGAAGGAGATGAGGGATCAGGCGGAGGGGACCCAGCCTATGGTCCGAGTTAAGGAGGAGCCAATCAGTGACGTGCATGCCTATGAACACAGACTGAGCTCCACTCCGCAATCGCCGACCCACGACAAGCACAGCCACGAGAGCCAGGGGCTGAGCCAATCATCTGAGTAG